atgagatgagagatgagcAGTCTGCGGCAGAAAATGTGCAGGGTTTCTTCAGTCCTGATGTCAGTTTGGAGCTCGTACCACCATTTTGGGGCCagggctgctgcattctggtGTGCTGCAGAAGTCCAATGACACATGCAGGCAGGCAGAAGGGAGTTGTGGTAGTCTTCAAGACCCGAGATGACAAAGAGCAGGGACATAAACCTTCATGGAAGTCTGTTTTTGAGGAACGGACGTGTCCTTTTTATTTTGTGGAATGATTCTGCAGGAGCGGGTTGTTGCAGCATTGTCGAGAGCAAAGGACAGCTGGTCATCCAGTGTCAAAACCAGGCTTCTTTGCAGTCGCAGCCGCAGACACCACATAATTCCAAATATTGATGGAGAGACGTTGATGGGAGATGCCTTCCCTTGAAGGAAGAGCATCTCAGTCCAGACTGAGCTTCATCTGATGTGTCTGCATCCACTGAGAGATGTCCACCAGCCACCTGCTTTTAGAACAGAAAAGACTGAATTGATGTGTGTCATTTGCAAGCCATTTGGGTCAAGGACAGAACCCAGTGACTTGGGTTACAGAGAGACAAGCATGAGACCCAGAAGAGAACCCTGAGGGACCCCAGTTGGGACCCTACCAGGTTCAGACACAGATTCTTTCCAGGTTAAATATGAGATGATTAAATCTCTTTCTGTGATAACCGAGTTAAATTTATAGTTTGTTTAGTATGCTTATTGTCAGATACAACCTGTTTACATTTTTTGCCTAATAAATCCACCCTGTGTTTTTCTTGCTAGATGCCACCACCTATGCACATTTCCTGTTCAATGCATTGGGAAGAAATGTCAAGACAGAAATGGTTCAATACGGTTTGAAGTAAGTTTACCTAGAGATAAAAAACGAAATGAGGAATATATCATCAGGATATTTAATTAAATCATGAATCTAAATTGTGCTTAATTGTTTATGCATCACACTGGTTTAGCCAGAATGAGGTATCAGAAATCTGAAAAATCTCTACTTTAATTTTGAATCTTCCTTATTTCTGTAGGACTTTGTGATCGGATTATCCGTGTTGCTTCGGGGCTCTGTGACTGAGAAGCTTCGATGGGCCTTCAACCTGTACGACATCAATAAGGACGGATACGTTACTAAAGAGGTAAAGTGGATCATCTCCAATGGGGGTTATCAATTAGGACGGTTCCGTTAATATAAAGGTACAGTAGTACAGACTAATATAAGTACAACACAGTAGTACAGTAAACTATATTATGAGTATAATACAGTGGTACAGTTACTTACTGCGACACACATCTCCAAAGGGTGTAATCTTATttgttgagcgtgtgtgtgttcttcaggaAATGCTGGCCATAATGACGTCCATATATGACATGATGGGCCGGTACACATGTCCCAGCGTTCGAGACGATGCGCCGGTCGATCATGTGGAGAGATtcttccaggtgtgtgtgtgtctgtgtgtgtgtgtgtgtgtgtgtgtgtgtgcgcttgtgttccCTAAATACAACGCATCCTCTCTCTTTGCTCTTTATAAAACATTGCATAGATAGCATAATCAACTGTAAAGTGTTGGTGGGTCTGCGTAGAACGGTACTCAAGACTGAGCCCTAACTGCGTTCTAACCTGCGCGAATACACAGGGCTGTTTCCTAGAAATATTGAAGGAGACGGTATTTTCGGCAAATTCATGTCAACCATGGGCGAAATAATAACCATTGCAAGTCTTTACTTGTatcatctggaggcgcacacagcttttggcgtTATATGATCGAGCTCTGTGAGTCCCCAAACGGACACAattactttctcctccatttagGTCTCTATAACAGAGGGGTCATGGTAGGATGACACCAGCGGAGAGGCCTCAATCACAGAGGGGTAATAGTAGTGAAACCAGTGGAGGGGCCTCAATCACAGAGGGGTAATAGTAGTGAAACCAGTGGAGGGGCCTCAATCACAGAGGGGTAATAGTAGTGAAACCAGTGGAGGGGCCTCAATCACAGAGGGGTAATAGTAGTGAAACCAGCGGAAAGGCCTCTATTATCACAGAGGGGTAATAGTAGTGAAACCAGTGGAGAGGCCTCAATCACAGAGGGGTAATAGTAGTGAAACCAGTGGAGAGGCCTCTATTATCACAGAGGGGTAATAGTAGTGAAACCAGTGGAGAGGCCTCAATCACAGAGGGGTAATAGTAGTGAAACCAGTGGAGGCCTCTATTATCACAGAGGGGTAATAGTAGTGAAACCAGGAGAGGCCTCTATTATCACAGAGGGGTAATAGTAGTGAAACCAGTGGAGAGGCCTCTATTATCACAGAGGGGTAATAGTAGTGAAACCAGTGTAGAGGCCTCTATTATCACAGAGGGGTAATAGTAGTGAAACCAGCAGGGAAGCCTCTATCACAGAGGGGTAATAGTAGTGAAACCAGCAGGGAAGCCTCTATCACAGAGGGGTAATAGTAGTGAAACCAGTGGAGAGGCCTCTATTATCACAGAGGGGTAATAGTAGTGAAACCAGTGGAGAGGCCTCTATTATCACAGAGGGGTAATAGTAGTGAAACCATTGAGAGAGGCCTCAATCAAGAGGGGTATAGTAGTGAAACCAGTGGAGAGGCCTCTATTATCACAGAGGGTAATAGTTAGTGAAACCAGTGGAGAGGCCTCTATTATCACGAGGGTAATAGTAGTGAAACAGTGGAGGCCTCTATTAGATCACAGAGGGTAATAGTAGTGAAACCAGTGTAGAGGCCTCTATTATCACAGAGGGGTAATAGTAGTGAAACCAGCAGGGAAGCCTCTATCACAGAGGGGTAATAGAAGTGAAACCAGCTGACCTCTTAGCTAAAATATCAATTGTCATATTCAGGATATAATCGTTAATGTCActatgattatgatgatgattcttatttatttatttatgattattactATCATTTAGAAGATGGACCGGAACAGAGACGGAGTGGTGACCATTGATGAGTTCATAGAAACTTGTCAGAAGGTAAACTTTGTGTTCCTTTTCACCACACATATTGTGTTtttaaagataaagataaagataaagataaagataaagatagactttattgtcattgtacagtcaccTATACAACGAAATGGTCAAGAGTATGGTCAATGATGAGTATGGAATGTATGGATGAGTATGGTCAATTATGGTCAAGAGTCAAGATTAAGGTCTGAAGTAAATTCTTTTTTCCAACAGGATGAAAGTATTATGGCGTCCATGCAGCTCTTTGAGAACGTCATCTAGGAGCATCATGAAGTCCTCAGAGTACACAGTGTGCTTATTTTTTAAAAGACCTCATTGTCACCAGTAAGGATATTGCATGGGACATGATGGTAACGGAacccagggccgtcgataaggggtgaaaggtgatgacgattctaggggcccacagcccagggggggcccacaaaaatttttttttttttttttaactaccagcccatagtactatactagcccccccccccccccccccccgtcaacaattgctcccccccccccccccccccgtcaacaattgctctttcacccccccccccccacaattgctccttccacccccccccgtcaacaattcagcgcaggggggacAATCAGTTCctcttgtataggggcccaggaattgtagcaacggccctgacGGAACCCAACCTCTTTATTCCAAAGCTTGTTTCATTGTATGCCACGTTCAAAAACACTTTCAGTAACACTGTTATGTTCTAGTTAGGAATGCAATTGAATGCAAAGGATTATGCACAAGAAAACTTTCTTCTCAAGCACAAGTTAAGATCTTTTTATTATCACTTGAAATGGGGCAACATGGCCAAATCAGGGAGGTTGTTTGAAGACACCACACTGGGATTCATTCCTGCTTTGCAATGCAAATCACAGGCGTAGGGTTAGTCCTGTGATTGTAACTCGGGTTAGAATCACAGGGGAACAGATGGATGAGTTAGTGCTGTGATATACTGTAAACCAATCGGTTGAATCACTTTCTAAACGTGAAAATACTTGTTATTTGCTCCAAAATAAACATCTACGTTCACCTTTAACCTTGGCCTTGGATTGAGTTTTGCGATTGATGCTCTGAGTCATAGCCATTGTCAAAGTATTGAATACAAAGGTTATTAATAGATCTCTCTAGTCTTGGTATCACTGTTTGGCAGACACGGGACAGCAAAGAGCTAATGAGCATAGACAGCACTTTGGAGCACTGAAAGTTCTCCCTACACTGAAACGGTAGCAGTGAATGAATAACAGGGCAGAGTAGCATATCAGCACAAATCACCATGCCTACTGCAATATTCAGCACTGCATCCTTTGATATTCAACCAATAGCAAAGGCACGTTGGTTTGGGGTGGGAGGAGCTATGTTGTCTGTCCACCCAACACATGTGGACATGGTCGTCGTGGGAACCACTATGTGCTGCCCTGACATGGGTGTGATTTGACCGAAAATTCTCCCTGTGATTATTCAGAAAGGTAAATATGTTTCCAATTTTTTGATACaatattatttatgtatttaaatgttataTGTTTAGCATTTATTCCAACCATTGCATTATTCTGTAGGATGACGTGAAGGGGGGCAACAATATCATATTCAAGTTCCATTATAATCCTGCTCCATGTGAATATAGATGGTATACATTGCCTGTGTTTACTATAGtgatgtatgtttgtgttgtttgtagagtatttttttatttattttgatcaaATGTTATTTGAATAGGAGTTAATAGAGGCAAGGCCTTGTATAATGGTAGTGTACATATGCCACACAATGCCTGAATCCCTGTGTGGACAGAATGCAGGGAGGGTTCTGGATGCTGCATTGTTCTCTAGAGACCATGTGGCTCGAAGCTTTTGATTTGTATTGAGCGATGACAGGTGGCTTAATGTCCGTTTACCCACAGCAGCAAActactcggtgtgtgtgtgtgtgtgtgtgtgtgtgtgtgtgttgtgtttatgtgtatgtgtgtgtgacacgtgtgtgtgtttgggtgtttatgtgtgtattacACActtttgagtgtgtctgtgtgtgtgtatgcgagatgtgtgtgtgtgtgtgtgtgtgtgtgtgtgtgtgtgtgtttgtgtgtgtgtgtgttttgcatgtttgtgagttgttggtgggtgtgtctgtgtaaacgTACTTGTCATTGTCATTTTCCGTAGTAATAGTATTATTCATAGTCGTAGGAGTTCtattttattacttttatttctaCTTACTTTTGTTTATCCCACCCTTTGAGGGCTATAAGGTTAGGGGTTTCATCAATATATGGCCTGTAAAGCCTTTTGCGACTgttactgtgattaagggcCATGCAAATACAATGGACTTGACTTTTATAGTAGTAAAAGCATAGTATTCTTATTCAAAGTAACAGgagtaatataattattattagtagtagaagTATAGTATGCATATTCAAAGCAAcaggggttattattattagtcgtagtagtagtattgtatTCTTATCCTTAGTAACAggagtaatattattattaattggtGGTAGAAGTatagtattattattcattGTAATAAGAGGACTATTATTATTTGTAGTTGTAGTACTACTCGTATAGTATTGTTGACTGTTGTGGCCCGTCTCTTCTGATTGTATTGACAGCAAGCGACGTCGGCCATGAACGGTCAACAGAAGCTCGCGGCGCTGTGCTTGTGCACGTTGCTTCTGGCGACGCTGTGCCCCCTCGTCCAGTCCAAGCGTAGCGGTGGCCTTGGCGGCTTCTTCAAAGGCAAAGGGAAGGGCAGCAAGAAGGAGGGGAGCGAGGGGAAGGGGAACGCCCCCGCACAGCAGCCCACCAAGAAGAGCCTATTCTCCCCAAAGCAAGGACTGAAGCTGGCAGGAGCCGCGGCCGCCGGAGCAGTAGGCGGCTTCGGCCTGGGGTCCTGGGGCCGGCCCAAGTTTGGCATCGGACATCACGGCTCCAGCAGTAAGAAGGACCACAAGCGTGACGGTCAAGGAGTGAAGAACAGCTACCGGGTGAAGTCTGCTGCCCCCGCGGCTCAGGCGGACAGCCTCTTCTGGGCCGCGGGGTCGGTGATGGTCTACCTGTCTGTAGCCTGGATCAGGGGTCTGTAGAAAGGCAGCCCACCACCACCCGGGGCGCATCCAGACCTTTGTGTGTACAAACTGCTGCCGCCTGGTTTGCAACATGGAAACAATAATCCACAGGATTTGCTAATAAAGTGAATTTAACCACGTTGGTGTTATCCTTTCTTACATAAATGGCACGCCTACTCTTTCAGTGCTCTACATTCTACACTGAACCTGACAAACGTATCGATTAACATTGAGCAGGTGTTGCGAGATGCAAAGAGACGTTATTGtgcacacaagtgtgtgtaCAATGACGCACTGTATGGAAACACACGAATGGTAACACAAGACACCACCATGGTTTCCCTTCCCCCTGGTTCAGTAGAACTGaggttttttatatattttatttttattttgaattgGTTGAAAACATCTTTGTGGTAAGAGGGTTTCATGTGCTGTCACATGCTCCCCCCTTAGGGAGTTAAGttccctcttctttttttttgagaaTTGGCTGGACCTAAAATGATCGACTGACCAACAAACTGTGGTTCTTTTGAGGTTTATTATTTCAATGAGCTGTCTACAGCCCTGGGGGGACCTGTATATACCTAGATATATGTTGTGATCACTGTTCAGGTGGTCAAACTGGATTTAGGTTGTGGTCACTCGTCAGGTGGTCTATATACTATAACAGATATAGGTTGTGTTCAGGTGATCTATATACTAGCTATTTGTTGTGTTAATATAGCTGTTGTGTCCAATGTTCAGGTGGTCTTTATTTACCTAGATATAGGTTTTCTTCACTGGTCAGGTGGTCGATAGATATACGGTATATGTTGTGATCACTGGTCCGGTGTTCTTTCTATACCTAAATATATGTTGTGGTCACTTCAAACAAGAAAAGGCTGGATTAAAACACTTGAGATGTCAACCATGAGAAAAACAATGTTGAAAGAAATGAACTGTAATCTAACTAACTAATAAAATCCAATATATTTATAGAACACATTAGATATAACAATAACATAACAAATAATAAGCCGCTGTCCTGTCATCCTATACCTGCGATCTAAATAGGTTGCAAAACAACAGGCCCTATTTTACTTGAATGAAAAGCCTGTTGCACATAAGTCCAAGGGTGAGCGTGTTTACTATCAGCTTGTGTTCAATATATACGTGTTTTATAAAAGTTATCACTGCGCGTAGTACTGTGCTCTATACTTGTGTTATAATAATTCTAATAATCGAACAATtctaatatttaatattatgtTTGATTACATGTATCAGAAACAATCAAGAGAtgtcgtttttttgttttattagtattttatatattaggcAGGCAGGGAAAACAGTGAACTTAGCGAACTTAAAATTCATACATAAGATAAAATACCCTTGATAGTAGCCACCAGAAATTCATAAACATGTCTACATGCTCGACAAATGATCAACAACAGCACTACTTGCAACACCTTAATAAAGAATAATAAGGGCACTTCTAGAGGTTCAACAACATAATAGGGCATTAGAAAACAATTCCAGTTCTGGTCTGGCAAACTACTTTTGTACCGAGATATTATGAATGGTTTAAAAAAGTTAGTTCATATGTTAGGTGAGTTCAAGTAAATTCTGAGGATGCGTTAGAGTTTAATTACTTATGTCTCTTATCAGACACTCTTACATATTGTATTCTTAATAAAACAGTTTGTGGCTATAATGTTTTGGTCAGTAATGACTTCTAATCCTTAACTTGTTTTATAACATTGTATTATATGGCTGTTGACAGCAAAGCAAATTATTAAGATTTAGCAGTGCAATGCTAGACAGATAAGAgttagtttgtttgtgtttcaactGAAAATAGTTATAAAGTAGGAAAAATCCTGCACAGCATGCCTTTAAAAGCCGTAGTCATTTCTGTaagtaaggatatttaaacagCAGAACATTTACCATTTATATATCAATCCATGACAAATGATTACaaaatgcatatatacataACATTCAATGTGATTCATCATATTATGAACGAGATAACTAGAACAGCCAAAGGAAACAATTACACTTGTAGCATGAAATCTGCAAAATATCCAGTACGACAAACAGGAGTGCAGAGAAGCTCCTTTTAAAAAGTGCAATTATACTACAATTATACTCGTCAAATTATACTAGAGAAATTTCAATAATTTCTGTTTAATTTTAGTGCAACTTCATGAAACTTAACTTCAATAAATCTTTAATCATATACACACAGAGCATCTCTCCCTTTCTAATTGAAATTGATATCATGTCATTGTTGATTCCTTTTGAATAATTTACAAATCATTCTTTAAAATGACATGATTAGCGGCAGATGCTCATCAAAAGCTACAGTCCCTGATGATGACATAACTGATTGCGTACTTTGTACCATCAGCATGTTTGAGAAGTTGACTTGAAAATCGACAGAAAGGATCAACCCGATTATCAAAAGTAAATAAAACCTACCATCCAAATGATTTCCAGTTGATGGATTAAGAGGGGTTAAATCGACGAGTGTTCATATACACATTAGATATGAAACGAGTGCAGGACCGAGTAACAGTATTGACAACGCACCGATGGGAGACCACAGTGAAGACACAGGagtgacagacggacaggagTGACAGACGGGGTGGCGGGGGGTTTAGAGAGGGGTGCCTCAGTGCAGGACGAAGACGCTGCACAGCAGCATGAGGAGCGAGGCGGGCAGCTGCTGCCCTCCTGCGTTCTGCGGCGCCCTGCCTCCGGGACGGGGATCCGAGCGCTGCTCCGGCTCAGCCTTCTTCAGGAACGCCGCGGAGTACTCCATGTAGTTCTCCACGCAGATCCGGGTCTTCACCTGATCGATCAGCGCCGGGTACCCGATGGCCTCGATGCCCACCAGGTCCTCGTCAGACTGCGGGCCGGGGGTCTTCTCCTGCAGGAGGTCCGTGCGCTTCATGCAGGTGGCCATGAAGCTGTCGTAGGACTGGGCGCGGGGCGGCGGCTTGTAGGCGTAGTCGCGGCCGTAGTCCACCTCGTCCGTGGAGTTGGTGCCGTAGCGGCGGTACATGTAGCTGTTGtagttcctctcctcctccgggtTGCGGAAGTTGAAGTGGGGCCGGGGGAAACGCCCAAGGCCGTAGCCCACCGCCATGCCGGCCACGGCCCCCACGCCGGCCGCCATCATGGCATTCTTGGCGAAGCCCCTGGACTGCTGCGACGGGTTGAAGCCGTTGTTCTGGACAGAGTGCGAGAACGGGGAGCCCCCTCCCATGCCGtgtcccccgccgccgccgtacCCTCCACCGCCGTACCGGGGACTGAGGATCTTATTGTTGGGGTTCCAGTTGGGGGAGccgcctgctcctccccctgcgtACCCCCCTCCGCCACCGGGGTACCCTCCTGCTCCGCCGTACCCACCGCCGCCCGGATATCCACCGGGTTGACCCCATCCTtgtcctccagcccctccagcccctcGGACCGGGTACCCTCCTGGGTAGCCCCCGGCCACTGGGTACCCGCCGCCGCCTGGGTACTGGGGTGGATACCCTCGGCCCGGGTTCTGGTTAGGGTAACCCCCAGCGGCTGGGTATCCACCAGGGTTCTGGTTGGGATAGCCTGGGTTGGCCCTGCCCGGGTACTGGTTGGGGTATCCACCCCCAGGGTTCTGGTTGGGGTATCCACCAGCAGGGTTCTGGTTGGGGTATCCACCAGCAGGGTTCTGGTTGGGCTGGCCCGCGGGATTGGCTCTTCCTGGGTTCTGTTTAGGGTAACTACCTCCACCAGGGTAACTGCCACCCCCGGGGTAACTCCCAGGAGCTGGCTTCTGtttgggaggggggtgagggtagCTCCCACCGGCCGGATATGGGTTGGGTTGGTTTCTATTGGGAGTCGAAGGCGATCGACTTGGTTTTTGGTTTCCAGACTGCGTTTTTGTTCGGCTTGCGGATGAGGTCCTTGatccgccgctgctgctgcccctcttAGCCCATGCGGGCTCAGAGGCCAGAAGGGCGATggctagcagacacagaggcgCCACACTCTTCATCATGCCTCTGCAAATGAAAACGTCAAAGCCGCTTGAATATACTTTATAAACAAATAGGCATTGCATCCTGGGGATTTAGGCCTGCATCCCGGTATTAATACAAGAAAATGTATCCATAACCATAATGTATCAGCGTTTTATCAGAACACAGATTCTGACATATTATAAGTAAATAGtccaaataaatatatgaataaaaaacgatcggtcatatatatatatgtgtgcgtgtgtgtatattaatATGGGCTACACACTATAAAGACGGGATACGATGTAAGAAATAAACGATTGGGTTCTACTAGACAATAATATTCGTGAAGCGATTTCAAACATCTGAATATCAAATGAGTGAAATATCTATTCTGCTGGTGGCTGAACCATCTATTTAATAACAACGAAACCATGACGTTATACTGAAGACACCCTAACGTACC
The nucleotide sequence above comes from Gadus chalcogrammus isolate NIFS_2021 chromosome 4, NIFS_Gcha_1.0, whole genome shotgun sequence. Encoded proteins:
- the LOC130381113 gene encoding translation initiation factor IF-2-like, producing MMKSVAPLCLLAIALLASEPAWAKRGSSSGGSRTSSASRTKTQSGNQKPSRSPSTPNRNQPNPYPAGGSYPHPPPKQKPAPGSYPGGGSYPGGGSYPKQNPGRANPAGQPNQNPAGGYPNQNPAGGYPNQNPGGGYPNQYPGRANPGYPNQNPGGYPAAGGYPNQNPGRGYPPQYPGGGGYPVAGGYPGGYPVRGAGGAGGQGWGQPGGYPGGGGYGGAGGYPGGGGGYAGGGAGGSPNWNPNNKILSPRYGGGGYGGGGGHGMGGGSPFSHSVQNNGFNPSQQSRGFAKNAMMAAGVGAVAGMAVGYGLGRFPRPHFNFRNPEEERNYNSYMYRRYGTNSTDEVDYGRDYAYKPPPRAQSYDSFMATCMKRTDLLQEKTPGPQSDEDLVGIEAIGYPALIDQVKTRICVENYMEYSAAFLKKAEPEQRSDPRPGGRAPQNAGGQQLPASLLMLLCSVFVLH